The Malus domestica chromosome 06, GDT2T_hap1 genome has a segment encoding these proteins:
- the LOC103437837 gene encoding transcription factor MYB106-like, which translates to MGKSSCYAAASGIKRGPWTPEEDRKLLAYIQLHGHGSWRSLPQKAGLKRCGKSCRLRWRNYLRPDIKRGNFSLHEDQTIIQLHALLGNRWSAIAAHLPRRTDNEVKNYWNTHLKKRLAKIGFDPVTHKPKAAILGSANGDPKNWSNLSHIAQWESARLQAEARFVKESKLRMLESAPAPSLSDEHHQFAPPLVPQCLDILRASAWESLISMSRSSSRSAALTNMNGQGNVSFGDHHHVNDHGINMNAQDYGSNFEAPTSDQQLSSLMGYDDAALMSSVATGSMNINELFGEYCGDECSELLPALHHDTGFEFGDAWTSLEQLM; encoded by the exons ATGGGAAAATCTAGTTGCTATGCAGCGGCGTCAGGGATAAAGAGAGGTCCATGGACTCCTGAGGAGGACAGAAAGCTTTTAGCGTACATTCAACTACACGGCCATGGAAGCTGGCGTTCCTTGCCCCAGAAAGCTG GTCTCAAAAGATGCGGGAAGAGCTGTAGGCTAAGGTGGAGAAACTACCTCAGACCTGATATTAAGAGGGGAAATTTCAGCTTGCATGAAGACCAAACCATCATTCAACTCCATGCACTTCTTGGCAACAg GTGGTCGGCCATAGCTGCCCATTTGCCAAGGAGAACAGACAACGAGGTCAAGAACTATTGGAACACGCATCTGAAGAAAAGGTTGGCAAAGATAGGGTTTGACCCTGTAACCCACAAGCCCAAGGCTGCCATTCTTGGCTCTGCAAATGGCGACCCCAAAAACTGGTCAAATCTCAGCCACATTGCTCAATGGGAAAGTGCCAGGCTTCAAGCCGAAGCAAGATTTGTCAAAGAATCCAAACTGCGTATGCTTGAATCTGCGCCAGCGCCGTCGCTTTCCGATGAACATCATCAGTTTGCTCCACCACTAGTTCCACAGTGCCTTGACATACTACGAGCATCCGCATGGGAAAGCCTAATATCCATGTCAAGGTCATCGTCCAGATCGGCTGCCCTAACCAATATGAACGGCCAGGGTAATGTTTCATTTGGTGATCATCATCATGTTAATGATCATGGTATTAATATGAACGCCCAAGATTATGGCTCTAATTTTGAGGCTCCAACATCTGATCAACAATTATCAAGCCTGATGGGATATGACGATGCAGCGCTCATGTCATCAGTAGCCACTGGATCGATGAATATTAATGAACTTTTCGGTGAATACTGTGGTGATGAATGCAGTGAATTATTGCCGGCACTCCACCACGATACTGGGTTTGAATTTGGGGATGCTTGGACTAGTTTGGAACAATTAATGTAA